From Panthera tigris isolate Pti1 chromosome B4, P.tigris_Pti1_mat1.1, whole genome shotgun sequence:
tgtaatatacaatatatacattattttttaaaaaacatgttattGGTGAAATGATGAGCTTTCATACAAGGATCACTGAAGTTTCACTCACTCTTAGAAAAGTGGCACTTTTATTTTCCTAGGtgaacattttgtttaaaaatggagtctctagaaagaaaaagagagaaataaagggagaaagaaaggaagaggtctTTAGTGCCCTCTGGTGAAACTTCCTGAGACTGGGTATCCAAAAAAAGTAATTCCGCTCATGAGGGAAGAAAGTTAAATAGCAGAATTACTACCTGTTCACATTTGACAGAATGTGATTTGCTGCCTTGGGCAACCTCAGAGGATGCCTTGATCTCAGGGAAAGTGTTCCAACTACTGACACTCAGCCCAGCTGAGTGAAGAAAATACTTTCttcctaaattttctttcttttttttttttaattttttttttaacgtttatttatttttgggacagagagagacagagcatgaatgggggaggggcagagagagagggagacacagaatcggaagcaggctccaggctctgagccatcagcccagagcctgacgcggggctcgaactcacggaccgcgagatcgtgacccgagccgaagtcggacgcttaaccgacggagccacccaggcgcccctcttcctaaattttcattgtcattgccttcttaaaaaaacaaaaaactgtcatTATATTTTAAGTGGGAGAAAAAATGTGGGAAAGGTTACaatccagaccaaaaaaaaaaaaaaaaaagctaataggACAGCAAAAATTATAGCTAAAACTTAGCAAGAAGAGCTCCTTTAGTGGTCCCTAACTCTTAGCCCGGTCTTCATAATGACGGATATCACTGTCCTAGCCGACTCTATGTGTACAGATTCTGGGAGAAAATGACCTTTTCCTCAGATTTCAGGAAGCAGACCTATTCCAGACGAGGGCCATTTCTAAATGTAAACATCAACAGAGTCTGAGTTCATTCTCCAGACCAAATACTTTGGACTTAAGGTTCTTCAGTTCTCCTTGTAGCTTATGTGCCCGTCTATTGCTGTCACGCACCTCACACAGAATGGCAAGATCCTGGTTTGCCTGGGCATTAAGTGTTGCCTagagattggggaaaaaaaaaaaaaaaaaaaaaaaaaaaagaaatgattatagcACACGCCAGGGGAAGAAATCGGTCAGAAAGGTTAGGCTCTCTGGCTCCTTTTTGTGAGACTTGTAGTACATAAGAGAAATCCAGTCCTTAGTTTGCTTAACGACTaactaaaagaaggaaaatgtagagTACAATTAAAGCAGAAAAGGCGTGAGACTCTTGGCTTTCCCACATAGCAGTAAAGAAGCCATGGGACAGAGATCATAAATAATAATGAGTAAAAAAAGACACTGATATGAACATTACTGGTAAATTTGCCAAAGAATCAAAGAAAGCATCTCTTCTTTTCCACAATTGACCTTGTTTGGCACATAGCAATCATTGAAGATATGTGGATGACTGGTTAAATCTCCTTAAGAAGGATCCTGAGGCAACCTGAATTCTAAATAAAGCTGTGTTTGATAGGGAGAAATTACTTTACTACTCAATTACTCACTTTCTCCACTGGTAAAATAGACAGTTCTTGTACTCTACTTCTTGAACGGGGAGGGATGAAGCTTTCTGCTAAGTTTAGCTAAGACAGAAGTACACTGATGCAATCAATGATTTCAGTCTACTTAGTCTTCCCTCTGGTGTGTACTCACTAAACTGATTTTAGTGAGGTGTGTCTACACATTTCTCTTCTGAGGAGGCCTCATGGCCACGTCTCCTCACCTGcaccccttttctccctcttggtCATTCAGAATCAGCAATTACCTTATAGAGTATTTGCTCCAAGTCTTTCAGCCTCTGCCGGAGAATCTTAATATCTGTCTTAAAGCCTTCTACTTCCAAGATACGCCGCTTCTCCAAGGCCTCATAGCGTTTTGTCATCACCTGTAAGCGCCTCCCCATCTTGTTAGTGCGATCCTAAATATAGGGACAGGGAAAGGCATTTTTGAAGATGAGGGAAGCATTCCCCAAACCATCTGCACTTCCCACTCCATCAGAGGGGGCAGAGAATTTTGTACCTTGAAgatctctctcctcactctctcttcctcacgAATTCGGGCAAGTTCTTCTTCTAGGGAAATGCACTGCTCTTGATACATGTTGGACAATTTTTTCTCTTGTACTAACTTATCTTTTAGGGACTGCAggtcagaaggagaaaaaaattacaattttggtAATTCAAATAGCACTtaggcaaggaaagaaaggatttcCCTAAGTCTAAAACGAGTTAAGGAACAAGACAGCAAGGAACTTTGGAGAGAATGTGAAAGCCTCTTATTTCTAGAGGACTCTCTCAACCTTTTTCTGAAGTGTACATAgtagaaattctttaaaataaaacaaatatcttgGATCTGAGAAGAATCAGATAATGGAGCTCAGAACTATCTCAAGTAAGACATTACAATATATGTTTTGGGACACatttctgaagtttttctttattttactttcaatttttttttaagtttatttatttttgagaaagagtgaaagcacaaacaggagaggggcagagagagagaatcccaagcaggctctgcactaataatgcagagcctgatgcgggcttgatctcacgaaccgtgagatcatgacctgagctgaaaccaagagtctcatcagacagagccacccaggcgcccctgaagtttcctttaaatagaaacaacaacaaatattatatatgttcCATCAAGCAGCCAGAAGATCTACAAAAACCTAAATCAGATGTTTCTTCCTTACACACAATCCTTCAAAGAGATACAATGTTTACAGCTAAATTATTCTCACCAGGAATGTAAAGGCCCTAGAAGGCATCCTCCACAATtggctgctgcccccaccccccaacccatcAACCTCTTTGCTTTCCACTTCCTTCTTGCTTATTCCTCTATGACCACAATGatattctccctcttccctgaacatacttttctttttaaattaaaattcttgtAAAGTAGGgtccacgcccaatgtggggctcgagctcatgaacttgctctaccgactgagccagccagctgcccctccctGAACAtactttaaatttgcttttccctCTGCTTGAAATGCTCATCCCCTAGGTCTGTacagcaggctctgtaccatttTAGGTCTCGGCAAAAACATCAGACATTAACAGAGGGTCCCCGTGCTTCCCTACGAAAGCAGACTTTTAGCAACTACATACAATCTTCATATAATCTTTTTAATTCCTTAATACCACTTACTTTTTAATaatctatcatttttaaaaaatgtttatttaattttgagagagagagagacagcgagcaagagctcgggagggggaggggcacagagagagggagacacagaatccaaaacaggctccaggctccaagctgtcagcacagagcatgacatggggctcaaattcatgaactacaagatcatgacctgagccgaagttgggcgcttaattgactgagccacctagacgccccaatcattttctttgttaatgTTTCCTTCTTAcccattaaagttttttttatctatttaagtagtctctacatccatgtggggctcgaattcatgaccccaagatcaagagccacatgctcttccaactgagccagccagatgtccccaTTCTCACCCATGAAAATGTAAATGCCATGAAGGCAGGCCTGGTCTAACTTATCTACTGTTGTAGCTCCAGAGCCTAGCCCGTAGTAGGAGTGTTATaagtatttgttcaatgaataaacGAATCAATCAGtagtttaattttctaaatatgcaAACACTGTAATGATAACACTACTCTTTGAAAACTATTTCTTAgagtgcttaggtggctcagtcagttgagcgtccgactcttggtttcagcttaggtcatcatctcacagttcgtaggccCGAGcatcacatcgggctctgtgctgacagtgtggagcctgcttgggattccgtctccctctctctctgcccctcccccactcatgttctttctctctctctctctctcaaatacataaacctaaaaaaatatatatttctttttactattattttttaatgtttacttatttttgagagagagagagagagagttcacgcacgaaccagggaggggcagagagagacggagatagaggatcccaagcgggtcCACGCCGACAGCAGAGActccaatgtggggttcaaacttgagaaccatgagatcatgacctgaacttggatgcttaactgactgaaccactcaggtgtcccaaaaaACCTATTTCTTAAGGCTGCTGCTATAACAGCTTTGGGAACTGAATGAATCTTGTATGACAATTCTCAGGTTCTTTGAAATTCTctgaattctttcaacttttccagaaaaattaacaatttcTATAAGACATAAGAAAACTACCTTAACATATTCATTTTGGTGATGATGATTCTCATGAATGACTGGCCAAACGtttctaattttatcttctttcttcttacaTTGCATGCTGTATTGCTTAATCTTTGACATCAAATGATCCTTTTCAAGCATCCATGACTtctctttattttggttttcaaatCTGAGTTGCAAAAAGTCTTTGGTGCTCTCATAGAGAAGTTCTTGGGTGTGATggagactgaaagaaaatacaaatgtggACACAAAGAAGCTTACATGGCACCTATGACACATAGTTATTCAGACAAAGGGAAGATATAGgttctttaaaaattgtgaaatccgtgaattctgtaaaatatcattaacacttttaaaaacacacttaaCCTGGTCACTGGCAATCTTACATGTTTTACAAGACAAAGTGTACTGTACTTACCCTTGCTCACTGGCTAACAGACTGGGCTttatagatattttcccaaatttCAGGTTATATAATTAAAAGACCTATAGAAATATTTGCACATAGCCTGCACAAATGTGGACTATTCCCTGAGGGTGAACACAAGTTCTAAAATGTCAaagagttttgcttttgtttatgcTGTGCTCCACACGTAAACTGCCTGGTATCAAATCTTATCCTTTTCTCAAGATCAACTTCCTCCATGGAGGCATCGTGGCAACTTTAAGCCCATTTAGTTTCTCTATTCTCCAAAATTCCATGTCAGTTTAAATCTCTATGCCTGTGCTACAATCCGACACTTGCTTATATACGATGCTGTTTTAACTATCAAAAGGCATATTTTCcgtttttttttctaagtttatttatttttagatctttatttatttttaagggagagagcatgagtggaggaggggcagagagagatgggggggccAGAGGATCTGTACTGATAgtagcaagcccaatgtggggctagaactcaagaactgtgagatcatgacctgagctgaagtcggacactcgactgagccacccaggtgtccttaaagtttattttgagagagacagagacagagagacagagagagaatctcaagcaggttccatgctatcagtgcagagcctgacatggagcttgaactcactaaccaggagattgtgacctgagccgaaatcaagagttagacgcttaaccaactgagccacccagataccctatttttcttcttcttttcaaaagattttatttttaagtaatctctatacccaatgtggggcccaaactcacaaccccaagatcaagcaccacatgctccaccaactaagccggCCAGGTGTCCCACCGTGCGTATTTTCTAACCTGAGTGGAAGCTGATACCTTATTTATCATTTACTTTTGCACTGCTATCACCAGATTTTCAAGGACAGTACCAGCTACTAAACAGACACAAAGTACTGAATAGATTCTCGCCGACTACTGAGATTTTGGAATAGACGAATGATGTtctatcttcaaaaaaaaaaaatctatctagaAGTTAGCAGTTCATCAGTTTAACATCAACACCTAGAAAAATACTGTATCAAATGATCAAACTGCTTGCAAAGAATATGAAATACCATGAGGCAATCACTGTAATTTTCCACTGACCAAATAATGTCAGACACACTCAGTTATTTTCATGAGTAATAGGATATGCAGAGAAGGGGGAGTAATAGCATAATGCAGGCACAAAGCAGGATAACTGTCACCAGATGAATGTATATATGTTCaggtatacatgtatgtgtataaagaAAGAGATTGATTCAGTTACCACAAGGATCTCTCTTGCTTTCAACGAGTTATTTTATTCTATCTTACATTATGTTCTCAATTACAAACTGGGCGAGTAGGATCTTGTTAATGTATAAGTGGTTTGAAAGAGACCCAAAGGACAGTCACTAATGGCCTTGGATTTCATGCCATTCAATATTCTTAGGATGATCTATCTAATGTAAGGGATTGATCAAGTGCTCAGATATGTAGATGATGTTAAACCAGGATGGTTATTAATATTCTAGAAGACAATTGTAAAACTACAAAttactatgaaaatttaaaaacactgttccctaggggcacctgggtggctcagtcggttgggcgaccgacttcggctcaggtcatgatctcgtggtccgtgagttcgagccccgcatcgggctctgtgctgacagcttagagcctggagcctgtttcagattctgtgtctccctctctctctgaccatcccccattcatgctctgtctctctctgtctctaaaatgaataaacgttaaaaaaatttttttttaaataaataaataatgaacacaCTGTTcccttaaaaacagttaaaatccaatgaaaactgaaaatgctATGCGTAAGgccaaaataccaaaaataaaaacgaagGTGGAGGAGTGCTGGCCAAATGCAAACATAATGCTGTGTTCAAGGAAACAGAGCCGGCAAGAGCCAGAAGGCAGTTCCTACTCTGCAGTGGCCAGAAATCTTAATTTAAGTATCACATCCAATTTTAATCCCCATACTTTCAAGTGGAGGAAGAGGCACTAGAGAAGTTTAagatgacaataaaaaaaaaaataaataaagcgaTGAAAAAcgtaacatgaaaaaaattttaaatgtagaatgtTTAACACAGAAAAGAAGCAGCAAGGTGCAGTTTGATAAGGATCACCAAGTACTCAATGTTTATTGCGGGCCTATTGTGCATACAGAGCAggacaagagttggacacttaaccaactgagccacccagacgccccaggacCGTCCACTTTTAAGCCactcagaaaaatgcaaaaatctgTCAGGTACAGCTTTCTTGAACACTCACCTTTTGGTAAGCTCTTTGATTTTGTCCTGATTTCTCTGTTGATGCACTTGTATTTCCTCAATGCGAATCCGTCTGTCCTCTATGAGCCCTTCAACTTGCTCTCGAGAAAGCCTGGTCTGTTCCTCCAGCTGAGCCTGCAGCGCTTCCACCTAGGTAGGCCAAACGGGGTGTGGCGTATCCACTCCTGCTTTGCTTCCACTTATTTATTACCTCTAAAAGCCAGCCTTGCTCCAGAAAAGtgtaaaaagccaaacaaaaaacccacaaacaaaagcacagcagcaaaacaaagaaaaatcttaagtgttctcctttttatttaatgtcttaTAAATGGGGTTAGGCTACAAAAGAGCAAGCTCTGTCCACACTAAACAAAGCATCTACATCACACGCAAAAAGCTAGAAAATACAGTTTCCTCTACCCTAAGATTCTCATCTTTTCACTATCTCCTATTTTGGAATTTTAGGACTGTCTTCCTCTTAAGAACCCCTCGTTGCACAGAAATAGAATGACTCttcttcatttttcactttaaaaggtGGGGCAAAATCAGTATAATGTAATTTCCTTCTCTGATTCTGGCTGTCATGACTCCAAATGGAGATACTAGCCAAAGGCAGAAACTGTCATTTAAAGCAACAGACTGCTCTGTTGTTACTCCTCCCCAGTAAGGACAGGAACTTGAGTGCAACTAGATGAAAAATCCTGGTTGCAAATGATACACAATTACCAGATGGTAATAGGATGATTCATGACTTTCCTAGGCCaatgtacctttaaaaaaaaaattatttattttttgtgagagagtgcaagcagggcgagggacagagggagagggacagaagatctgaaggtcacagcacagagcttgatgcagggctcgaactcatgagccatgagatcatgacctgagccgatgtcagacgctcaaccaactgagccacccaggcacccgtagaATACATGCACTTAAATAAACCGATTTACCCCCCTAGAGGTCAATCTATCAGCACAGATTCCCTAGGCCAATCACAAAGGGAATTCTTACTGTATGATAGTTTTGTTGGGTAAGGCTTTGTATATAAGCTGAAGGAATAGAAGGTTCACAATAGCGCTTCTAGAATGGCTCAAAAGAGaataatggttttaaaatataaaataatttccttggaAATTAGGAACAAcgtatattttctttatcacttgATGAATAGATGTAACATGTACGTAAGAAGGTATTTATATGATAACAAAGGTATGCTACACAAAGCTAAAGTTGTGGACAGAAACTGTTCTGGTCtgccaaaataaattctttacCTGCAGGGTAAGTGTTTGTATGTCTCCCTGGTATTGCTcagaactttcttctttctctctcattgctggttttcttttgcttactttagaatctaaaacagaaaacaaaaattaatcaaGACCCTTACCTAGTTTTTCTTAGCTATTTGAGCATCAACATTAGCTCTGCAGAGGAGTCTGGTTGGGTTTACCtgtaagagaagaaaaggaagaagaatgaaaacatccAATGGCTATAGTAATAGTTTTTCAAATGGGAATCTCTCTAAAGGAACTATGCCAGGATGTCTTCTGGATAATAATATTcacctttctaaaaaataaacactaaattttccTTTGGAGTTGTATCTATTCtcataaaatcttatttaatcAAAAAAGGTAAGGAATAAGGAAAACTAAGTCTAAACATTTGGTTGTGATTTATCACCCAATTTTCTAAAGAtggggattttaaaaataagcaatgcTAGGACCCTGCCTGCACCTGCCAGCCAGAGGCCATTTATCGGTGGGGTGGAGCAGCACTTCCCAGGAAGGGGGGTGCACAGAGCAGGACCCTTTAAGGCAtcagggtttaaatcccagcctaGCACCAGGGAGGCGTCAGAGTCAGTAGAGGACAATCCACCTCGTTCGGACCCATGTGGCACTGAGAGGAGGCCCTTTGGTGGGGTGCCCAGAGCAGGACCCTTTAAGACatctgggtttgaaccccagATGAGCCCAGGCATGGGAGACTGtggagcaagagagagggggggaaaaaataGCCCCACTCCCACTGTGCAGTACTGTGAGGATGGCCTGAACAGAGTAGTTTGGGACACCgggggtctggggaggagagactgggatgtcaccatttttcttcccatcaccaacaaggtggggcctcagggaacCGACAGAGGACCCACAGTGGAGGCGGAAcccgcctacaccaaaccacgcccctccgCACCTGGTAACTGGGTGTCTACCTGAGCAAGATTGACACTAACCAGaccagacagcctctcctccagaccagtgctgcCACCAGTTCCAAGGCACCATCAGATATCAGTCcagcatttttgcattttctgatttaattcttggatCATTcttattatatgcatatatgtgtgtgtgtgtgtgtgtgtgtgtgtgtgtatttacacccatacacatgtatacacacacacatatatatatgtgtgtgtgtatatgtgtgtgtgtgtgtgtgtgtgtgtgtgtgtgtatatatatatatatgtgtatatatatatgtatatatgttttcttccttttctccctcttatttcttcccttctctagtcCGGTTATTCTGTATTCTGGTTGTTAGTTTATTTAAgcgacatatttaatctattctctttatacctgttctatatctccttctttattttcttctctctctggattaagccatatagtttctctgcccagttaattttcttttttcctttctttttccccgcccctgtcatttctctctttgtacaGGACAGGGCCTTTTCCACCACCACTGCCCCCCGaccccctttctttaaaaattttttttccaggactacttcaatgaacaaatcaaagcacacctggcggagggtccaaaacatcactatgagtagggagataaagcaaccagagtcacaacaacagagagcacaTAACACACtgcaaaaaacacctcctgaagggccaggcgctggacagtatatgacccctctttaatacaGTAGTGCTcccaggtgcaggacacataacaagcttttaaaacacgtaagggacagaaaactagccaaaatgacaaaatggaagaattttcctcAGAAGAAATTCTGACAGCTGAAGAGTtgataaaaacagatataaacactatatctgatcaagaatttagaataatagtcataagatcaatcgctgggcttgaaaaaaagcataaaagacagcagagaatcgaTTGCTGCAAAgaccaaggaaataaaaagtagtcaggatgaattaagaaatgctggaaatgaggtacaaaataaactagatgcagtgacagcgaggattgaagaggcagagcagagtgtaagtgaaatagaagataaaatgatggaaaaagacctagccaagaaaaaagataaaaaaattctagaccacGAGGAGGGAATTAGAGAACtgtgattcaatgaaacagaataatatctgtatcacagGAGTTCcagaacaagaagagagaaagggatggaaggtttacttgaacaaattatagctgagaacttccgcaatctgggtaaggaaacagacattgaaatacaggaggcacagagaactctcttcagaTGTAATGTGAATCAATCTTCTACACGACATATCATGGTGaaattggaaaaatacaaagataaagagaattctgaaagcagctagggacaaataggccttaacctacaagggtagacacataagggtagtagcagacctatctactgaaacttggcaggccagaagggagtggcaggaaatattcaatgtactgaataggaaaaacatgcagccaagaatcctttattcagcagcctgtcattcagaataggagagataaaggttttcccaaacaaaaactgaaggaattcatcactactaaaccagccctgcaagagattctaaggggaactctgtgaggggaatgttgcaaagactacaaaggaccagagacatcacaagcatgaaacctacaaataacacaatgacactaaatccatatctttcaataataacactgaatataaatgggactaaatgctccaatcaaaagatacagggtatcagaatggataaaaaaacaagatccatctatttgctgtctacaagagacccattttagacctgaggacaccttcagactgaaagtgaggggatggagaaccatctatcatgctattggaagtcaaaagaaagctggagtagccatacttctatcagacaaactagattttaaactaaaggctgtaacaagagatgaagaagggcattatatcataattacggggtctatccatcaagaagagctaacaattataaagtTTTATGAATCCAGTTtggtagcacccaaatatataaaacaatgaatcacaaacataagtaaTCTTACTGATAAGAac
This genomic window contains:
- the CCDC77 gene encoding coiled-coil domain-containing protein 77, with product MNFTPTRTPVCRKLTTASKHDVACGFSGPTNWKGKSFLDSVESTPLPSTQDRLAVLCPSQELLEYYQKKISECEAENEDLLKKLELYKEACEGQHKLEWDLQQREEEIAELQKALSDMQVCLFQEREHALRLYSENDRLRIRELEDKKKIQNLLTLVGTDTGEVTYFYKEPPNKVSIFQKTIQPVGICEQNEFSSAFRADSKVSKRKPAMREKEESSEQYQGDIQTLTLQVEALQAQLEEQTRLSREQVEGLIEDRRIRIEEIQVHQQRNQDKIKELTKSLHHTQELLYESTKDFLQLRFENQNKEKSWMLEKDHLMSKIKQYSMQCKKKEDKIRNVWPVIHENHHHQNEYVKSLKDKLVQEKKLSNMYQEQCISLEEELARIREEERVRREIFKDRTNKMGRRLQVMTKRYEALEKRRILEVEGFKTDIKILRQRLKDLEQILYKATLNAQANQDLAILCEVRDSNRRAHKLQGELKNLKSKVFGLENELRLC